A portion of the Deltaproteobacteria bacterium genome contains these proteins:
- the pyrR gene encoding bifunctional pyr operon transcriptional regulator/uracil phosphoribosyltransferase PyrR, which yields AQRIRDNINALEGTNVPAGNVDITLYRDDWTRKSTHPIVQTTEILFDLDDKQIILTDDVLYTGRTTRAAMDAIIDFGRPKRIRVAALVDRGGRELPILANFVGIQRKARPGETINVYLKEREGVDRAVVEKTDPRSNPRVKSQTT from the coding sequence TCGCGCAACGGATACGGGATAACATCAACGCCCTGGAAGGCACAAACGTCCCGGCCGGGAATGTCGATATCACCCTTTACAGGGACGACTGGACCCGGAAAAGCACGCATCCCATTGTTCAGACCACAGAAATCCTGTTTGATCTGGACGACAAACAGATAATCCTGACCGATGACGTACTGTATACCGGCCGGACCACCCGGGCCGCCATGGATGCGATCATCGATTTCGGCCGGCCCAAGAGGATCCGCGTGGCGGCTCTCGTGGACAGGGGCGGGCGAGAACTTCCCATTTTGGCCAATTTCGTGGGAATCCAACGCAAAGCGCGTCCGGGAGAAACGATCAACGTCTACTTGAAAGAGAGGGAAGGCGTGGACCGAGCCGTTGTAGAGAAAACGGACCCTCGATCGAACCCTCGGGTGAAATCTCAAACAACATAA
- a CDS encoding hydrogenase iron-sulfur subunit — translation MTESDWQPKIVAFLCNWCSYGAADLAGIGRLQYPSDIRVIRVPCSGRMSPKFILTAFRKGADGVWVSG, via the coding sequence ATGACCGAAAGCGATTGGCAACCCAAAATCGTTGCATTTCTCTGCAACTGGTGCAGTTACGGCGCGGCCGATTTGGCCGGAATAGGGCGCCTGCAGTACCCTTCCGATATCAGGGTCATTCGGGTTCCCTGTTCCGGAAGGATGAGTCCCAAGTTTATCTTGACGGCTTTCCGGAAAGGCGCGGACGGGGTTTGGGTCTCCGGGTGA
- a CDS encoding hydrogenase iron-sulfur subunit, with amino-acid sequence MEGNYYARRKFALLKNLLEYIGIEPGRLHFSWISSAESTKFQRVAKEVSDAVQAVGPANKLIKELAEVA; translated from the coding sequence ATTGAAGGCAACTACTACGCACGCAGAAAGTTCGCGCTGCTGAAGAATTTGCTGGAATATATCGGCATCGAGCCCGGGAGGCTTCATTTTTCTTGGATTTCCTCTGCAGAATCCACCAAGTTTCAGAGAGTGGCCAAAGAGGTCAGTGACGCGGTTCAAGCGGTCGGACCGGCGAATAAACTCATCAAGGAACTTGCTGAGGTAGCCTAA
- a CDS encoding 4Fe-4S dicluster domain-containing protein has translation MIRYTEKIRQAARQLLESGKVDVFIGFRKGTVPMMSEPTLIRNAQAAETLHWDSNCGINLANYLPKRSERIGIVAKGCDSRNIVTHIVENQIRREQLIIVGVPCEGMVDRRKVTRMAGGDILDVVEEESRIIVTGKAGQQTFDKKDVLQENCAICIHRNPVVYDELVADLVEEQKDVDRYEDIRAIEDKTPEERWEYFQKLIEPCIRCYACRNACPLCYCPTCFVDESKPQWLGKSIDRTDTMTFHFLRAYHCAGRCTDCGACERACPVGIRVRKFTKKLEKDIKELYDWEAGLALDERPPLDRYRPDDPNGFIL, from the coding sequence ATGATTAGATATACAGAGAAAATTCGCCAGGCGGCCAGGCAGTTACTCGAATCCGGAAAAGTCGACGTGTTTATCGGATTTCGGAAAGGCACGGTTCCCATGATGAGCGAGCCCACCTTGATTCGAAACGCGCAAGCCGCGGAGACGCTCCATTGGGACAGCAACTGCGGAATCAACCTGGCTAACTATCTTCCAAAACGAAGCGAGCGCATAGGTATCGTCGCAAAAGGCTGCGATTCCAGAAATATCGTTACCCACATCGTCGAGAATCAGATCAGGCGGGAGCAGCTGATCATTGTGGGGGTTCCGTGTGAGGGGATGGTGGATCGCCGCAAAGTGACCCGAATGGCCGGCGGAGACATCCTCGATGTGGTCGAGGAAGAGAGCCGCATCATTGTGACGGGAAAAGCGGGCCAACAAACCTTCGACAAGAAGGACGTACTTCAGGAGAACTGCGCCATCTGCATTCACCGTAACCCCGTCGTCTACGACGAGTTGGTCGCCGATCTCGTGGAAGAACAAAAGGACGTGGATCGTTACGAGGATATTAGGGCGATCGAGGATAAGACTCCGGAAGAACGTTGGGAGTATTTTCAGAAACTCATCGAACCCTGTATCCGGTGCTACGCGTGTCGCAATGCCTGTCCGCTCTGCTATTGTCCTACGTGTTTTGTGGATGAGTCGAAACCCCAGTGGCTGGGGAAAAGTATCGATCGCACCGATACGATGACCTTTCATTTTCTTCGAGCATACCATTGCGCCGGCAGGTGCACGGACTGTGGCGCGTGCGAGCGTGCGTGCCCTGTGGGCATACGCGTCCGGAAATTCACGAAGAAACTAGAAAAAGATATCAAAGAATTGTACGACTGGGAGGCTGGTCTTGCTTTAGACGAGCGACCGCCGTTAGACCGTTATAGACCGGACGATCCGAACGGATTCATTTTGTAG
- a CDS encoding 4Fe-4S dicluster domain-containing protein: MISKVLSKERLPSVLEKLKASYRLYVPVEKGDIVEFKMLEGDEKPAFEFQNSRLSPKFLMEPQSEKMFEFSTDPSEENAGILKEVPREYPPWLVVGIRPCDAKAIQLVRKNFDNPEYRDLYWVKRFEAATLVGYGCNDPCAACFCTSVECGPFHEEGLDALMADLGEAYLLRALTEKGESLLSGVEGEPADKAQLKQAETLRETAEHKIKSRVPTDKLAKQDLMNLFEAKFWDDIAFSCINCGTCTFLCPTCWCFDIQDEARGGHGIRLRNWDACMFPLFTLHGSGHNPRDAKTQRVRQRFMHKLKYYVDKYGNGVACVGCGRCVQHCPVNIDIRRVFEIMNNYVPAACETA; encoded by the coding sequence ATGATATCCAAAGTGCTTTCCAAAGAACGTTTACCGTCGGTCCTCGAAAAGCTGAAGGCATCCTACCGATTGTACGTTCCTGTTGAGAAGGGTGACATCGTCGAATTCAAAATGTTGGAGGGGGACGAAAAGCCTGCTTTCGAATTTCAAAACAGCCGTCTTTCTCCTAAATTTCTTATGGAGCCCCAGTCGGAGAAGATGTTCGAGTTCTCCACGGACCCAAGTGAAGAGAACGCCGGAATCCTGAAAGAAGTCCCCCGGGAGTATCCGCCATGGTTGGTCGTGGGCATAAGGCCGTGTGACGCTAAGGCCATACAACTGGTAAGGAAGAATTTCGACAATCCGGAATACCGGGACCTCTATTGGGTGAAGCGCTTCGAAGCGGCGACCCTGGTCGGTTACGGATGCAACGATCCCTGTGCGGCCTGTTTCTGCACCAGCGTGGAATGCGGTCCGTTTCATGAAGAAGGTCTGGACGCATTGATGGCGGATCTGGGAGAAGCTTATCTTCTGAGAGCGCTGACGGAAAAGGGGGAATCGCTACTTTCAGGTGTGGAGGGAGAACCCGCCGACAAGGCACAGCTTAAGCAGGCGGAAACTCTACGCGAAACGGCCGAGCATAAAATAAAGAGTCGTGTCCCGACGGACAAGTTGGCGAAGCAGGATCTCATGAATCTGTTCGAGGCAAAGTTCTGGGACGACATAGCGTTCTCCTGCATCAACTGCGGGACGTGCACGTTTCTCTGCCCCACGTGTTGGTGCTTCGACATCCAGGACGAAGCGCGCGGCGGCCACGGCATCCGTCTCCGGAATTGGGACGCCTGCATGTTCCCGTTGTTCACGTTGCATGGTTCTGGGCACAACCCGCGTGACGCCAAAACGCAACGCGTGCGCCAGCGTTTCATGCACAAGCTGAAATACTACGTGGACAAGTATGGCAACGGCGTAGCCTGTGTGGGCTGTGGGCGATGTGTTCAGCATTGTCCGGTTAACATCGACATCCGCCGAGTATTCGAAATAATGAACAACTACGTTCCTGCAGCATGCGAAACGGCCTGA
- a CDS encoding FAD/NAD(P)-binding protein codes for MKNPYLPYPVRIIDVITETEDKNLKTFKLEFINPSDEDEFKYHPGQFAELSVAGKGEIPIGIASSPTEKGFLMFTINKVGLVTSHLHNMKPGEIMGVRGPLGNWYPWERMEGKNIVIVGGGFAFTTLRSSIVYMLHPDNRKKFGDITVVYGARSPGMLLYREELAEWERRDDIKMHITVDATKDPDWKYNVGFVPAITKEKAPGAENALALVCGPPIMIRFTQPVLSELGFTPEQIIMSLEMRMKCGIGICGRCNIGKELVCKDGPVFTLEQLNRMPKEY; via the coding sequence TTGAAGAATCCGTATCTCCCGTACCCGGTTCGAATCATCGATGTGATCACCGAAACCGAGGATAAAAACCTGAAGACATTCAAGCTGGAATTCATCAATCCTTCGGACGAAGATGAGTTTAAATACCATCCCGGTCAGTTCGCCGAGCTTTCCGTTGCGGGGAAGGGTGAAATTCCTATTGGAATAGCGTCTTCTCCCACGGAAAAAGGGTTTCTGATGTTTACGATTAACAAGGTGGGCCTGGTCACCAGCCACCTCCACAATATGAAACCCGGCGAAATCATGGGGGTCCGTGGTCCTTTGGGGAACTGGTACCCCTGGGAACGGATGGAAGGGAAAAACATCGTCATCGTGGGCGGGGGTTTTGCTTTCACCACGCTTCGTTCCAGCATCGTCTATATGCTGCATCCGGACAACCGCAAAAAGTTCGGTGACATTACGGTCGTATATGGAGCCCGAAGTCCGGGAATGCTGCTTTATCGGGAAGAGCTCGCGGAATGGGAACGACGAGACGACATCAAGATGCATATCACGGTGGACGCTACCAAGGATCCGGATTGGAAATACAATGTCGGTTTCGTGCCCGCCATTACGAAGGAGAAGGCTCCCGGAGCGGAAAACGCCCTGGCGCTGGTGTGTGGACCGCCCATCATGATCCGTTTCACGCAGCCGGTTCTCAGCGAACTCGGATTCACCCCGGAACAGATCATCATGAGTCTCGAAATGCGCATGAAATGCGGAATCGGAATCTGCGGAAGATGCAATATCGGCAAGGAACTCGTATGCAAGGACGGTCCCGTGTTTACCCTAGAACAGCTCAACCGAATGCCTAAAGAATATTAA
- a CDS encoding MBL fold metallo-hydrolase, with translation MRLFGQLFSYPWRRLTENNCNSYLLDGRPRTLVDPGHAHLFNTLSLQMKEDGFSPESIDLIVLTHCHPDHLEAAAGFFPAATLVTMHEAEETYMMGDGKAFFEAMGGRMPKLEMKFLLREGSLQLGDHHLEVIHAPGHSPGSICLYWPRYKTLITGDLVFLQGVGRMDFPGGRTDRLKESIVKVAELDLETVLPGHGEIIQGEKEVRDNFEFIQSIYFPVI, from the coding sequence ATGAGGCTTTTTGGACAATTGTTTTCCTACCCTTGGAGGCGTTTGACGGAAAACAACTGCAACAGCTATCTCCTAGACGGACGTCCACGAACGCTGGTGGACCCCGGCCACGCCCATCTTTTCAATACGCTTTCCCTGCAGATGAAAGAAGACGGATTTTCACCCGAGAGTATCGACCTGATCGTTCTGACGCATTGTCACCCGGACCATTTGGAAGCCGCTGCCGGGTTCTTTCCGGCCGCCACCCTGGTTACCATGCATGAGGCGGAGGAAACTTACATGATGGGTGACGGGAAAGCTTTTTTCGAGGCCATGGGCGGTCGAATGCCCAAGCTCGAGATGAAATTCCTCCTCCGGGAAGGCTCCCTGCAATTAGGCGATCATCACCTTGAAGTGATTCATGCCCCCGGTCATTCGCCGGGTTCGATTTGCCTTTACTGGCCCCGATACAAAACCCTCATAACCGGGGATCTGGTTTTTCTACAAGGGGTGGGGCGCATGGACTTTCCAGGCGGGAGAACCGACCGGCTGAAAGAAAGCATCGTCAAGGTGGCGGAGCTCGACCTGGAAACCGTTCTGCCCGGGCATGGAGAGATCATTCAGGGGGAAAAGGAAGTTCGCGATAATTTTGAATTCATTCAGAGTATCTATTTTCCGGTAATATAA
- the pfkB gene encoding 1-phosphofructokinase: MIYTLTLNPALDWTIVLDHLEADDTLRPIAEERYAAGKGINVSRVIRALGGNSVATGFAGGYEGLELEGRLVNEGVLTNFTRIGGSTRVNLIIKEKDTGRQFSIGSPGPEIRMLELGQLYEELKNVPDPTYVVISGSVPKGIDPGIYSQFIVTFRKRGAKIALDADGKALRRGIEMKPDFIKPNLHELKRLSNKELKSTEEVVIEARRLVDSGISHVIVSMGPKGLIVVTAETAIEAIPPVVQVDSTVGAGDSALGAFILAHSRGSTLEECTVLACAAGTATSITPATALCSLDLVEAIKPHVTWKRIL, encoded by the coding sequence ATGATTTACACGCTTACGCTGAACCCTGCGTTGGACTGGACCATCGTGCTCGATCACCTGGAGGCCGACGATACGTTGCGCCCCATCGCTGAAGAAAGGTACGCTGCGGGCAAGGGCATCAACGTATCCCGCGTGATCCGCGCTCTTGGGGGAAACAGCGTTGCGACGGGCTTTGCCGGAGGGTATGAAGGCCTGGAACTCGAGGGTCGGTTGGTCAATGAAGGCGTTTTGACGAATTTCACACGGATCGGCGGTTCGACCCGGGTGAATTTGATCATCAAGGAAAAAGATACCGGACGCCAATTTTCCATTGGCAGTCCGGGACCCGAGATCCGGATGCTGGAGTTGGGACAGTTGTATGAAGAGCTTAAGAACGTGCCCGACCCCACGTACGTCGTCATTTCCGGCAGCGTCCCCAAGGGGATCGACCCGGGGATCTACAGCCAGTTTATCGTCACCTTTCGAAAACGCGGCGCCAAAATTGCGCTGGATGCGGACGGCAAGGCGTTGCGTCGCGGAATCGAGATGAAGCCGGATTTCATAAAGCCTAACCTGCATGAGTTGAAGCGGCTCAGTAACAAAGAGCTGAAATCGACCGAAGAGGTGGTCATCGAAGCCAGACGATTGGTGGACTCCGGCATATCCCACGTCATCGTTTCCATGGGACCCAAAGGACTGATTGTCGTGACGGCCGAAACCGCGATTGAGGCAATACCTCCGGTCGTGCAGGTGGACTCCACCGTAGGAGCCGGTGATTCGGCGCTGGGAGCTTTCATTCTCGCCCACAGCCGTGGCAGTACCCTCGAGGAATGCACCGTCCTGGCGTGTGCGGCCGGCACCGCCACCTCTATTACGCCCGCCACCGCCTTGTGTTCCCTCGATCTCGTGGAAGCCATCAAGCCGCATGTGACATGGAAGCGAATTCTGTAA